A stretch of the Panicum virgatum strain AP13 chromosome 9N, P.virgatum_v5, whole genome shotgun sequence genome encodes the following:
- the LOC120690190 gene encoding mucin-19-like → MNSYSGDRSSSSRPTTTSFDSYQFDFGINVSRSSGSRPLRDQRPGAAANPSTRPATGASWTHQPATSAKPSWTHQPSPAAATAAAGPGSGPTSMVGDIFGRSWSSAAPSSGLGIPQANNPALFSDLLGSALGGSGSSRAQANVPLRSAAAPQASRPTGVNPNASVSSSTFSMGGMASALPKTTGAPMGSGGYGIGGRPMKPAGMAATAAAQPTGQKKDPFGSIDPFVAKPGSMNAAKQASSVKPDQGFGAFQGVSSSANAGFGSFQSADAGFGAFQSSGATKPSSFTAPPQSAPAPTPAAAAANSSVDPLDNLFASATAAPTATAVSNGGGGGDMFGEMDGWVDVEAEFNGGDSGGATTELDGLPPPPSGLTVSAAKAKGMDSYKGGQYADAIKWLSWAVVLIEKSGKDADIVEVLSSRASSYKEVGEYKKAIADCSKVLDQDKENVSVLVQRALLYESTEKYRLGAEDLLLVLKIDPTNRLARSTIHRLNKLAD, encoded by the exons ATGAACTCCTACTCCGGcgaccgctcctcctcctcccgccccaccaccacctccttcgACTCGTACCAGTTCGACTTCGGCATCAACGTTTCCCGCTCCTCCGGCTCCCGCCCCCTCCGCGACCAGCGCCCCGGCGCGGCCGCCAACCCCTCCACCAGGCCGGCAACCGGCGCATCGTGGACGCACCAGCCCGCCACTAGCGCCAAGCCGTCGTGGACCCACCAGCCGTCCcccgccgcggcgacggcggcggcggggcccggaTCCGGTCCGACCTCCATGGTCGGCGACATCTTCGGCCGGAGCTggtcctccgccgcgccctctTCGGGTCTCGGCATCCCGCAGGCCAACAACCCTGCCCTCTTCAGCGACCTCCTCGGCTCCGCGCTcggcggctccggctcctcccgCGCCCAGGCCAACGTGCCGCTCAgatccgccgcggcgccgcaggCCTCCAGGCCCACCGGCGTGAATCCCAATGCCAGCGTCAGCAGCTCTACCTTCTCGATGGGCGGCATGGCGAGCGCGCTCCCGAAGACGACCGGAGCGCCGATGGGCTCCGGTGGATATGGCATCGGTGGCCGGCCGATGAAGCCCGCGGgcatggcggcgacggccgccgcgCAGCCGACGGGGCAGAAGAAGGATCCGTTTGGCTCGATAGATCCATTTGTGGCGAAGCCGGGGTCCATGAATGCGGCTAAGCAGGCTAGTTCGGTCAAGCCGGATCAGGGATTTGGGGCGTTCCAGGGCGTGAGTTCCAGCGCCAACGCTGGATTTGGGAGCTTCCAGAGCGCTGACGCAGGATTCGGGGCTTTCCAGAGCTCTGGTGCCACGAAACCTTCAAGCTTTACGGCTCCACCCCAATCAGCTCCAGCGCCTACCCCTGCGGCTGCAGCAGCGAACTCTAGTGTGGATCCTTTGGACAATCTGTTCGCTTCGGCCACAGCTGCACCAACTGCAACTGCTGTGAGtaatggtggtggtgggggtgaCATGTTTGGTGAGATGGATGGTTGGGTCGATGTTGAGGCAGAGTTTAATGGTGGTGATAGTGGTGGTGCAACCACAGAGCTGGACGGCCTGccaccgccaccatccggattgACAGTATCGGCTGCTAAGGCCAAAGGGATGGATAGTTACAAGGGAGGGCAGTATGCTGATGCCATCAAGTggttgtcttgggctgttgtgCTAATTGAGAAATCAGGGAAAGATGCTGACATTGTCGAGGTGTTGTCTTCAAGGGCTTCCTCATATAAGGAGGTTGGTGAGTACAAGAAGGCCATCGCTGACTGCTCAAAG GTGCTGGACCAAGATAAGGAGAATGTCTCAGTGCTAGTGCAGCGTGCTCTCCTTTATGAAAGCACGGAGAAATATAGGCTTGGGGCAGAGGACCTGCTTTTGGTTCTGAAGATCGACCCTACAAATAGGCTTGCCAGGAGTACAATTCACCGCTTGAACAAATTGGCAGACTAG
- the LOC120690757 gene encoding sucrose synthase 4-like — protein sequence MPSRSRGGYASALRRRGSAARFHAACRVRRIKLGISCSVLASPLPPHRPPPPLPPPHHTTVAAAGQERARAREPAAAMSAPKLDRNLSIRDRVEDTLHAHRNELVALLSKYVNKGKGILQPHHILDALDEVQGSGGGALAEGPFLDVLRSAQEAIVLPPFVAIAVRPRPGVWEYVRLNVHELSVEQLTVPEYLRFKEELVDGQHNDPYMLELDFEPFNVSVPRPNRSSSIGNGVQFLNRHLSSIMFRNRDCLEPLLDFLRGHRHKGHVMMLNDRIQSLGRLQSVLTKAEEYLSKLPADTPYSQFSYKFQEWGLEKGWGDTSEHVLEMIHLLLDILQAPDPSTLETFLGRIPMIFNVVVVSPHGYFGQANVLGLPDTGGQIVYILDQVRALENEMVLRLKKQGLDVTPKILIVTRLIPDAKGTSCNQRLERISGTQHTYILRVPFRNENGILKKWISRFDVWPYLERFAEDAAGEIAAELQGTPDFIIGNYSDGNLVASLLSYKMGITRCNIAHALEKTKYPDSDIYWKKYDEKYHFSCQFTADIIAMNNADFIITSTYQEIAGSKNTVGQYESHTAFTLPGLYRVVHGIDVFDPKFNIVSPGADMSIYFPYTEKAKRLTSLHGSIESLIYDPEQNDEHTGHLDDRSKPILFSMARLDRVKNITGLVEAFAKCPKLRELVNLVVVAGYNDVKKSKDREEIAEIEKMHELIKTYNLFGQFRWISAQTNRARNGELYRYIADTHGAFVQPAFYEAFGLTVVEAMTCGLPTFATLHGGPAEIIEHGISGFHIDPYHPDQAANLIADFFERCKQDPSHWVKVSEAGLQRIYEKYTWKIYSERLMTLAGVYGFWKYVSKLERRETRRYLEMFYILKFRELVKTVPLAVDQPQ from the exons ATGCCCTCGCGGAGTCGCGGGGGCTACGCGTCCGCACTCCGCAGGAGGGGCAGCGCCGCGCGGTTCCACGCCGCGTGCCGCGTGCGTCGTATAAAGTTGGGCATCTCCTGCTCTGTTCTCGCCTCCCCTCTCCCCCCtcaccggccgccaccaccgctaccgccaccacaccacaccacagTCGCGGCCGCAGGCCaggagcgcgcgcgcgcacgagaGCCGGCGGCAGCCATGTCCGCCCCGAAGCTGGACCGCAACCTGAGCATCCGCGACCGCGTCGAGGACACCCTCCACGCGCACCGCAACGAGCTCGTCGCCCTCCTCTCCAA GTACGTGAACAAGGGGAAGGGCATCCTGCAGCCGCACCACATCCTCGACGCGCTCGACGAGGTCCAGGGCTCCGGGGGCGGCGCGCTCGCCGAGGGCCCCTTCCTCGACGTCCTCCGCTCCGCGcag GAGGCGATCGTGCTCCCGCCGTTCGTGGCCATCGCCGTGCGCCCGCGCCCGGGGGTGTGGGAGTACGTCCGCCTCAACGTGCACGAGCTCAGCGTCGAGCAGCTCACCGTCCCGGAGTACCTGCGCTTCAAGGAGGAGCTCGTCGACGGCCA GCACAATGATCCCTACATGCTTGAGCTTGACTTCGAGCCATTCAATGTCTCAGTCCCACGCCCAAATCGGTCATCCTCTATTGGAAATGGCGTGCAGTTTCTCAATCGACACCTGTCTTCGATCATGTTCCGCAACAGGGATTGCCTGGAGCCCCTGCTGGATTTCCTCCGTGGCCACCGGCACAAGGGTCAT GTTATGATGCTAAACGATAGGATACAGAGCTTGGGGAGGCTTCAGTCTGTGCTGACTAAAGCTGAGGAGTACTTGTCAAAGCTTCCAGCTGACACACCATACTCACAGTTTTCTTACAA ATTTCAAGAATGGGGCCTGGAGAAAGGTTGGGGGGATACATCTGAACATGTGTTGGAAATGATTCATCTACTTCTGGATATCCTTCAAGCACCTGATCCATCTACACTGGAGACATTCTTGGGGAGGATCCCCATGATTTTTAATGTTGTTGTAGTATCCCCTCATGGATACTTTGGTCAAGCTAATGTATTAGGTTTGCCAGACACAGGAGGACAG ATTGTCTATATACTGGATCAAGTTCGTGCATTAGAGAATGAGATggttcttcggttaaagaaACAAGGGCTCGATGTTACCCCAAAGATTCTCATT GTTACTCGGCTGATACCAGATGCAAAAGGGACATCATGCAATCAAAGGCTTGAGAGAATTAGTGGAACACAACATACATACATATTACGAGTTCCTTTTAGAAATGAAAATGGCATACTGAAGAAATGGATATCAAGATTCGATGTCTGGCCATACTTGGAGAGATTTGCTGAG GACGCTGCTGGTGAAATTGCTGCAGAATTACAGGGCACTCCGGATTTCATAATTGGAAACTACAGTGATGGAAATCTTGTGGCGTCGTTGCTGTCTTACAAGATGGGAATTACCCGG TGCAATATTGCTCATGCTCTCGAGAAGACAAAATATCCAGATTCAGACATATACTGGAAGAAGTACGATGAGAAGTATCATTTCTCTTGTCAGTTTACTGCTGATATAATCGCTATGAACAATGCTGATTTTATCATCACCAGCACGTACCAAGAAATTGCTGGAAg CAAAAACACTGTTGGACAGTATGAGAGCCACACAGCTTTCACCCTTCCTGGTTTGTACCGTGTTGTCCATGGGATTGATGTCTTTGATCCAAAGTTCAATATAGTCTCTCCTGGTGCGGACATGTCCATATATTTTCCATACACAGAGAAGGCCAAGCGGCTCACTTCTCTACATGGTTCAATCGAAAGTTTGATTTATGATCCAGAGCAAAATGATGAACACAC TGGGCATTTGGATGACCGATCAAAACCCATCCTCTTCTCCATGGCAAGACTTGACAGGGTGAAGAACATAACAGGTCTGGTTGAAGCTTTTGCTAAATGCCCTAAGCTGAGAGAGCTGGTAAaccttgttgttgttgctgggTATAATGATGTAAAGAAGTCCAAGGACAGAGAAGAGATCGCAGAGATAGAGAAGATGCACGAACTTATTAAAACCTACAACTTGTTCGGGCAGTTCCGTTGGATCTCTGCTCAGACAAATAGGGCCCGCAACGGTGAGCTCTATCGCTACATAGCTGACACTCACGGTGCCTTTGTACAG CCAGCCTTTTATGAAGCATTTGGTCTCACTGTCGTGGAGGCCATGACCTGTGGGCTTCCTACTTTCGCGACACTCCATGGAGGGCCAGCTGAGATTATTGAGCATGGCATCTCAGGCTTCCACATTGATCCGTACCATCCTGATCAGGCTGCTAATCTGATAGCTGATTTCTTCGAACGGTGCAAGCAAGACCCCAGCCACTGGGTGAAAGTATCTGAAGCAGGACTTCAGCGCATATACGAAAA GTACACATGGAAGATTTACTCTGAGAGGTTGATGACATTGGCTGGGGTCTACGGTTTCTGGAAGTACGTGTCGAAGCTCGAGAGGCGGGAAACAAGGCGCTACCTTGAGATGTTCTACATATTGAAGTTCCGCGAGCTG GTGAAGACGGTGCCGCTTGCAGTTGACCAGCCACAGTAA